The Amaranthus tricolor cultivar Red isolate AtriRed21 chromosome 6, ASM2621246v1, whole genome shotgun sequence genome has a segment encoding these proteins:
- the LOC130814702 gene encoding protein GLUTAMINE DUMPER 1-like: protein MKQSGVTKKFEGTFEAHQRLPNQHQHHYITPPPAGWKSPVPYLFGGLAAMLGLIAFALLILACSYWKLSGYQNSDAGENSDESTGDEKPKEAASATAYLNSILVIMAGEEKPTFLATPATSRASSFGNSESSEGSCSVSSSEGEEKEEEIEHETTTLDDDEKR, encoded by the coding sequence atgaaacaATCAGGTGTAACAAAAAAGTTTGAGGGCACATTTGAAGCACATCAACGTCTACCAAACCAACACCAACATCATTATATTACACCACCACCCGCGGGATGGAAGTCTCCGGTACCATATCTATTCGGCGGCCTTGCGGCAATGCTCGGATTGATTGCTTTTGCTTTACTAATCCTCGCTTGCTCTTATTGGAAACTTTCCGGTTACCAAAACTCCGACGCCGGAGAAAATTCCGACGAGTCCACCGGTGATGAGAAACCCAAAGAAGCTGCTTCGGCGACAGCGTATTTGAATAGTATACTTGTTATAATGGCGGGTGAAGAGAAGCCTACTTTTTTGGCAACTCCGGCGACGAGTCGAGCTTCCTCTTTTGGAAACTCTGAGAGTAGTGAAGGTTCTTGTAGTGTTAGTAGTAGTGAAGGGGAAGAGAAAGAAGAGGAAATTGAGCATGAAACGACAACGTTGGATGATGACGaaaaaagatga